From a region of the Thiorhodovibrio winogradskyi genome:
- a CDS encoding glycosyltransferase family 2 protein produces MELPAAVRQALAAARKRSIETPELALNHAVELDNHLYKAGWRAPLTYAARGEAVPGTPPFSRDTGAVHASKRHMGILHQADQLARQHEALQGIALAFMHAHGTEVPALNLLYANQALEVESLWLRFINKYLAYLSESETQEKAPYQLDLEPGLEPRFQRLRSAHLEHLPRHGQGPLISVLMPVYNAETTLHLAVRSILEQTWQSLELLLIDDASTDASRVIAESLQQQDPRVRVLTLRTNGGPYVAKNVGLVHARGQYLTVHDADDWAFPTRLADQILPLINAPDGEPRVTMGRMLRMQENGRVTRFRDPDWIAEDGVLRLCFPSLLFERNYFEQRLGAWDSVRVGADAEILARIRRYTPQCLRVIERPLMLQLDASQSLTTNDATYLDERGVAPIRRDYQQAWESWHNDQAELPRLQFPLDPRPFQAPAAICSHRLGADALLERLIPT; encoded by the coding sequence ATGGAACTTCCAGCAGCCGTGCGGCAGGCGCTTGCCGCGGCGCGTAAGCGTTCCATCGAGACCCCTGAGCTGGCGCTCAATCATGCGGTGGAGCTTGACAATCATTTGTACAAAGCCGGTTGGCGAGCACCTTTGACCTATGCGGCCCGGGGCGAGGCAGTGCCAGGAACGCCCCCGTTCTCACGCGATACAGGTGCCGTTCACGCATCCAAGCGGCATATGGGAATCTTGCATCAGGCTGATCAACTGGCTCGCCAGCATGAAGCTTTGCAAGGAATCGCGCTGGCGTTTATGCATGCACATGGGACCGAGGTTCCCGCACTCAACCTGCTGTACGCCAACCAGGCCCTTGAAGTCGAGAGCCTGTGGCTGCGATTTATCAACAAATACCTCGCTTATCTGTCAGAGAGCGAAACCCAAGAGAAAGCTCCCTATCAACTGGACCTAGAACCTGGCCTGGAGCCACGATTTCAGCGGTTAAGGTCTGCTCATCTGGAGCATCTTCCCCGACACGGGCAGGGGCCTCTCATCAGCGTGCTGATGCCGGTATACAACGCCGAGACCACGCTGCATCTAGCCGTGCGATCCATCCTTGAGCAAACCTGGCAGTCATTGGAGTTGTTGCTGATCGACGATGCCAGCACAGACGCAAGTCGGGTGATCGCCGAAAGCTTACAACAACAGGATCCGCGCGTGCGTGTCCTGACCTTGCGAACCAATGGTGGGCCCTATGTGGCCAAGAATGTCGGCCTAGTCCATGCGCGCGGTCAATATCTCACCGTCCACGACGCTGATGACTGGGCCTTTCCGACTCGGCTGGCCGACCAGATATTGCCACTCATCAACGCCCCCGATGGGGAACCGCGGGTCACCATGGGGCGCATGCTGCGGATGCAAGAAAATGGGCGCGTCACCCGCTTTCGAGATCCCGACTGGATCGCCGAGGATGGCGTGCTGCGGCTCTGCTTTCCTTCCCTGCTCTTCGAGCGGAACTACTTCGAACAGCGCTTGGGGGCATGGGACAGTGTCCGCGTTGGCGCGGATGCAGAGATCCTTGCGCGCATTCGCCGTTACACCCCGCAATGCCTTCGTGTTATCGAACGTCCCCTGATGCTGCAGCTCGACGCGAGCCAGTCGCTGACAACCAACGATGCCACCTATCTGGATGAGCGTGGCGTTGCCCCAATCCGTCGCGACTACCAGCAGGCATGGGAGTCCTGGCACAATGATCAGGCAGAGTTGCCCAGGCTCCAATTCCCGCTTGATCCGCGGCCCTTCCAGGCGCCCGCTGCCATCTGTTCGCACCGGCTCGGGGCCGATGCGCTGCTCGAGAGGCTGATTCCAACCTAA
- a CDS encoding coiled-coil domain-containing protein, with translation MPLSSPTAATEAGLELLRQLYPPQMLVHVGIGNGAGPMQCWQRWSSPANAVLIDADASRIQWAKALTAKHPHWHLLGNVLLDHADGQSLYHRASNPDEDGLLDPDALKAFWPNLRKLEQTERVTQPLGRLLSELNLGESPQPSSCAWLLIDCLPADRILRGATDLLQHATVIWARVLLQPIGQDAQDANEATLGAVEAVLEPLGFRSVQVSESNHPAVGYALFVRDWASQLAGEVSKAAERHQAETEKQSKITQQLEQQLEQQRQALKQAQTNIAELNQSLEQRTQAKTQAEAKTEELKQTLDAAQAKAQQQANELKKQLETAKTETKQQLAQAEERQRELDKALESAKAEAEKQSQLAQQLEQQRQALKQAQTNIAELNQSLEQRTQAKTQAEAKTEELKQALDAAQAKAQQQANELKKQLETTKTETKQQLAQAEERQRELDKALAAAKAEAEKQSQLAQQLEQQRQALQQAQTNIAELNQSLEQRTQAKTQAEAKAEELKQTLDAAQAKAQQQANELKKQLETAKTETKQQLAQAEERQHELDKALKAAKAEGDKQAKLAAARAEQLAQRDEAYASLQRDNAIALRMQSLREVDLKDIQQRHAEVVEQKDKQAKLLRELTERLTVASRYLHQLEQQPKDAAETAVNHLEQHESGNSRLNQGSSRPSKRWWPFGKKVE, from the coding sequence TTGCCTTTGTCCAGTCCCACCGCTGCCACCGAAGCAGGCCTTGAGCTACTGCGCCAGCTTTATCCACCGCAAATGCTGGTGCATGTCGGAATCGGAAATGGCGCCGGTCCCATGCAATGCTGGCAACGTTGGTCATCGCCCGCGAATGCGGTTCTCATCGACGCCGATGCTAGCCGAATTCAATGGGCCAAGGCGCTTACCGCAAAGCACCCACACTGGCATCTGCTCGGGAATGTGCTGCTCGATCATGCGGATGGTCAGAGTCTTTATCATCGAGCGAGCAACCCCGATGAAGATGGTCTGCTCGATCCGGATGCGCTCAAGGCTTTCTGGCCCAATCTGCGCAAACTGGAGCAGACTGAACGTGTAACTCAACCTCTGGGCAGATTACTCAGCGAGCTTAACCTCGGCGAAAGTCCTCAACCATCAAGTTGCGCTTGGCTGCTTATCGACTGCCTGCCCGCGGATCGGATCCTGCGCGGCGCAACAGACTTGCTCCAGCACGCAACGGTTATTTGGGCCCGTGTTTTGCTGCAGCCCATTGGCCAGGATGCCCAGGATGCCAATGAGGCGACGCTCGGTGCTGTTGAAGCAGTGCTTGAGCCGTTGGGTTTTCGCTCTGTGCAGGTTAGCGAAAGCAACCATCCTGCCGTTGGTTACGCCCTCTTCGTTCGCGATTGGGCGAGCCAGCTTGCAGGCGAGGTAAGCAAGGCGGCTGAACGTCATCAGGCGGAAACCGAGAAGCAGTCAAAAATCACGCAACAGCTTGAGCAACAGCTTGAGCAACAAAGGCAAGCACTCAAGCAGGCGCAAACGAACATCGCTGAGCTGAACCAATCCTTGGAGCAGCGCACGCAAGCCAAGACTCAGGCAGAGGCGAAAACCGAGGAACTCAAGCAGACGCTTGACGCAGCCCAGGCCAAGGCACAGCAACAAGCCAATGAACTGAAGAAGCAACTCGAGACCGCCAAGACCGAGACCAAACAGCAGCTAGCACAAGCCGAAGAACGTCAGCGCGAGCTTGACAAAGCCCTTGAGTCGGCGAAGGCCGAAGCCGAGAAGCAGTCACAACTCGCGCAACAGCTTGAGCAACAAAGGCAAGCACTCAAGCAGGCGCAAACGAACATCGCTGAGCTGAATCAATCCTTGGAGCAGCGCACGCAAGCCAAGACTCAGGCAGAGGCGAAAACCGAGGAACTCAAGCAGGCGCTCGACGCAGCCCAGGCCAAGGCACAGCAACAAGCCAATGAACTGAAGAAGCAACTCGAGACCACCAAGACCGAGACCAAACAGCAGCTGGCACAGGCCGAAGAACGTCAGCGCGAGCTTGACAAAGCCCTTGCGGCGGCGAAGGCCGAAGCCGAGAAGCAGTCACAACTCGCGCAACAGCTTGAGCAACAAAGGCAAGCACTCCAGCAGGCGCAAACGAACATCGCTGAGCTGAACCAATCCTTGGAGCAGCGTACGCAAGCCAAGACTCAGGCTGAGGCGAAAGCCGAGGAACTCAAGCAGACGCTTGACGCAGCCCAGGCCAAGGCACAGCAACAAGCCAATGAACTGAAGAAGCAACTCGAGACCGCCAAGACCGAGACCAAACAGCAGCTAGCACAAGCCGAAGAACGTCAACACGAGCTTGACAAAGCCCTCAAAGCAGCCAAGGCCGAAGGCGACAAACAGGCAAAACTTGCCGCGGCGCGTGCAGAACAGCTTGCTCAGCGCGATGAGGCTTACGCATCTCTTCAGCGCGACAACGCCATCGCCTTGCGGATGCAATCCCTGCGCGAGGTAGATCTAAAGGATATCCAGCAACGCCACGCCGAGGTCGTTGAACAGAAAGACAAGCAAGCGAAGCTGCTCAGAGAACTCACTGAGCGCCTAACCGTCGCCTCCCGATATCTTCATCAACTCGAGCAGCAGCCAAAAGACGCCGCCGAGACCGCGGTTAATCACCTGGAGCAGCATGAGTCCGGCAATTCTCGGCTCAATCAAGGATCTAGTCGGCCATCCAAGCGTTGGTGGCCCTTTGGGAAGAAGGTGGAATGA
- a CDS encoding sulfotransferase, translated as MNRAFANSARFHEAIDGALELLHDYAGQGSDGNKPLALPLPGLLDQCKELLAEAEVQDPPPVRTIHHLACTGGTLISRCIAAQPNTQVLSEVDPLSPFVPGGFLPTDLIGLSRFSSRPSQDETQIQIFLTGLRVLYNQATRQGQHLILREHSHGHFNFGEAVPERPTLRDILSRTFTVKPLISVRHPFDAYLSLQDTGWVQHFSPQTLDEYAQRYHAFLDAHQDCPLIRYEDFIADPAEVMQGICTHLDLGFNPDFTNTFNVIALSGDSGRRGDTISPRPRRPHPPTLEQQARDSEPFLTLMQRLDYLLDAATGH; from the coding sequence ATGAATCGCGCGTTCGCCAACAGCGCCCGTTTCCATGAGGCCATTGATGGCGCCCTCGAACTTCTGCATGATTACGCAGGTCAGGGATCCGACGGGAACAAGCCGCTTGCCCTTCCGCTCCCTGGTTTGCTTGACCAATGTAAGGAACTATTGGCCGAGGCCGAGGTGCAAGACCCACCGCCTGTGCGCACCATCCACCATCTGGCCTGCACCGGAGGCACACTGATCAGTCGCTGCATTGCCGCGCAACCAAACACCCAGGTATTGAGCGAAGTCGACCCCTTAAGCCCCTTCGTCCCCGGCGGCTTCCTACCCACGGACCTCATCGGATTGAGCCGCTTCAGCTCCCGCCCGTCCCAGGACGAGACCCAAATTCAGATATTCCTCACCGGCCTGCGCGTCCTCTACAACCAAGCGACACGCCAAGGTCAGCACCTCATTCTGCGCGAACACAGTCACGGCCACTTCAACTTTGGCGAAGCCGTACCCGAGCGGCCCACCCTACGCGACATTCTCAGTCGGACCTTCACGGTCAAACCTCTCATCAGCGTGCGCCATCCATTCGACGCCTACCTCAGCCTGCAAGACACCGGGTGGGTACAACACTTCAGCCCCCAAACACTCGACGAATACGCCCAGCGCTACCACGCTTTTCTCGACGCCCATCAGGACTGCCCGCTGATCCGCTACGAAGACTTCATTGCCGATCCCGCCGAGGTCATGCAAGGCATTTGCACGCACCTCGATCTTGGCTTCAACCCCGACTTCACAAACACCTTTAACGTCATCGCACTCTCCGGAGACTCCGGCCGCCGAGGCGACACCATCAGCCCCCGCCCGCGTCGTCCCCATCCGCCCACCCTCGAACAACAAGCCCGCGATTCCGAACCCTTCTTGACCCTGATGCAACGACTTGACTACCTCTTGGATGCCGCAACCGGCCACTAA